From one Lolium rigidum isolate FL_2022 chromosome 4, APGP_CSIRO_Lrig_0.1, whole genome shotgun sequence genomic stretch:
- the LOC124649238 gene encoding protein RESPONSE TO LOW SULFUR 2-like yields the protein MARKAAAAMDGKSSELARAMAEAEAREERLRQQLEAALARVAVAEEAEERLCVQLGELEAEAMEEALEYQQHVRALSERLAFMDGVLRSSGLQSGVAAGGMH from the coding sequence ATGGCGAGGAAGGCAGCCGCGGCCATGGACGGCAAGAGCTCGGAGCTCgcgagggcgatggccgaggcggAGGCGAGGGAGGAGCGGCTGCGGCAGCAGCTTGAGGCGGCGCTGGCAcgggtggccgtggcggaggaggccgaggagcggCTGTGCGTGCAGCTCGGCGAGCTGGAGGCGGAGGCCATGGAGGAGGCTCTCGAGTACCAGCAGCACGTCAGGGCGCTCTCCGAGAGGCTCGCCTTCATGGACGGCGTGCTCAGGTCCTCCGGCCTCCAGAGCGGCGTCGCCGCTGGCGGCATGCACTGA